A DNA window from Christiangramia salexigens contains the following coding sequences:
- a CDS encoding outer membrane protein assembly factor BamD, producing the protein MKKAILVIGVLMLTISCSEYQKVVKSDETAVKYTTAERLYNEALEEDSNKKFRKALRLLEQIEPEFRGKPQGQRLSFLLANTYYELGDYYLSSFQFERFAQLYPKSDKLEEAAFKEAASYYYRSPKFNLDQKDTHKAIEELQVYLNTYPEGEFSERANDMATELRIKLEKKAYEIAKQYHLTQYYKAAIASFNNFISDYPGSPFREAAYYYRFDSAYQLAINSYRVLMEERLKEAKEFYKSYKKYYPEGEYIPQLESSLTDIETRLQNF; encoded by the coding sequence ATGAAAAAAGCTATTCTGGTTATAGGAGTTTTGATGCTTACGATCTCCTGCAGTGAATATCAAAAAGTTGTTAAAAGCGATGAGACTGCGGTAAAATATACTACTGCAGAGCGTCTTTATAATGAGGCTCTGGAAGAAGACAGCAATAAAAAGTTTAGAAAGGCTTTGAGATTGTTGGAGCAGATCGAGCCGGAATTTCGTGGGAAGCCTCAGGGACAGAGACTTTCTTTCCTTTTAGCAAATACGTATTACGAATTAGGTGATTATTATCTTTCATCTTTTCAGTTTGAAAGATTCGCACAGTTGTACCCTAAGAGTGATAAGCTAGAAGAGGCCGCATTTAAAGAAGCTGCAAGTTATTACTATCGTTCTCCGAAATTCAATTTAGACCAGAAGGATACTCATAAAGCTATTGAAGAATTACAGGTATACCTTAATACTTATCCGGAAGGAGAATTTTCTGAGAGAGCTAATGATATGGCGACAGAATTACGTATTAAGCTGGAAAAGAAGGCTTATGAGATCGCTAAACAATATCACTTAACGCAATATTATAAAGCTGCAATAGCTTCCTTTAATAATTTTATTTCAGACTATCCTGGTTCTCCATTTAGAGAAGCTGCATATTACTACAGGTTTGATTCAGCTTACCAGTTAGCTATAAACAGTTACAGGGTATTGATGGAAGAAAGACTTAAGGAAGCGAAAGAATTTTATAAATCGTATAAAAAATATTATCCTGAGGGAGAGTATATTCCACAATTGGAAAGCTCTTTAACAGATATAGAGACAAGGTTACAGAATTTTTAA
- a CDS encoding DNA-directed RNA polymerase subunit omega: MDFKKIDAPVNTTTIDKNLVDAPTGNIYEAISVVAKRATQINSEIKKELLEKLDEFATYNDSLDEIFENKEQIEVSKFYERLPKPHALAIQEWLDDKIYFRNTKDTEE, translated from the coding sequence ATGGATTTTAAAAAAATTGATGCACCGGTGAACACAACAACTATCGATAAAAATTTGGTAGATGCTCCCACTGGTAATATTTACGAGGCTATTTCAGTAGTTGCCAAAAGAGCAACTCAGATCAATTCTGAAATTAAAAAGGAATTGTTGGAAAAGCTTGATGAATTTGCCACTTATAACGATTCTCTTGATGAGATCTTTGAAAATAAGGAGCAGATCGAAGTATCTAAATTCTACGAAAGACTGCCAAAGCCACATGCGCTTGCAATTCAGGAATGGTTAGATGATAAGATCTACTTCCGTAATACAAAAGATACAGAAGAATAG
- the coaBC gene encoding bifunctional phosphopantothenoylcysteine decarboxylase/phosphopantothenate--cysteine ligase CoaBC, with protein sequence MTVLNGKKVLLGVTGGIAAFKTAALVRLFIKAGANVKVVMTPAAKDFITPLTLSTLSKNEVFSSFTDEEDENAKWNNHVELGLWADFMLIAPATANTLSKMASGNSDNFLLATYLSAKCPVFFAPAMDLDMYKHPSTSKSLESLNEYGNIMIPAEEGELASGLHGEGRMAEPEKIIDFIENHFSEDLPLKGKKILITAGPTYEAIDPVRFIGNHSSGKMGYAIARTAAELGAEVILISGPTNLGLDHKSVELIRVTSTHEMFVAANSYFEDTDVFIGAAAVADYRPKFVADKKIKKSGDSLSLELTKTEDILASLGEMKRNQKLIGFALETNNEEENARKKLKRKNLDFIVLNSLQDKGAGFKSETNKISIIYPDKKKDFDLKPKKEVALDILNEIIELLNA encoded by the coding sequence ATGACTGTACTTAACGGCAAAAAAGTATTATTAGGCGTTACCGGAGGTATTGCTGCTTTTAAAACTGCTGCTTTAGTACGATTATTCATCAAAGCCGGAGCTAATGTGAAAGTTGTCATGACTCCGGCAGCTAAAGATTTTATTACTCCGCTTACATTATCCACACTGTCTAAAAATGAGGTTTTTTCCTCTTTTACAGACGAGGAGGATGAAAATGCAAAATGGAACAATCACGTGGAACTCGGCCTTTGGGCCGATTTCATGCTTATAGCCCCTGCTACAGCCAATACTCTTTCCAAAATGGCGTCGGGGAACAGCGATAATTTTTTACTCGCTACTTATCTTTCTGCTAAATGCCCTGTCTTTTTTGCTCCGGCAATGGATCTGGATATGTATAAACATCCGTCCACAAGTAAAAGTCTGGAGTCATTAAATGAATATGGGAATATCATGATCCCTGCTGAAGAAGGCGAGCTTGCCAGCGGACTTCACGGTGAGGGAAGAATGGCAGAGCCGGAAAAGATCATAGACTTCATTGAAAATCATTTTTCTGAAGACCTTCCGCTAAAAGGAAAGAAAATATTAATTACAGCGGGGCCAACATACGAAGCTATAGATCCCGTACGTTTTATAGGAAATCATTCCAGTGGAAAAATGGGATATGCGATAGCAAGAACTGCTGCAGAATTGGGAGCAGAGGTTATCCTGATATCCGGCCCTACTAATCTGGGACTTGATCATAAATCGGTTGAATTAATAAGAGTAACCAGTACTCATGAAATGTTTGTGGCTGCTAATTCCTATTTTGAGGATACCGATGTGTTTATTGGAGCAGCTGCCGTGGCAGATTACAGACCAAAATTTGTGGCCGATAAAAAGATCAAGAAATCTGGTGACAGCCTTAGTCTGGAATTAACCAAAACTGAGGATATACTTGCCAGCCTGGGTGAAATGAAGCGAAACCAAAAGTTGATAGGCTTTGCGCTGGAAACCAATAATGAAGAGGAAAATGCAAGAAAAAAGCTAAAAAGGAAAAATCTTGATTTTATTGTTTTAAATTCCCTTCAAGATAAAGGAGCAGGTTTTAAGAGTGAGACTAATAAAATTAGTATCATCTATCCCGATAAAAAGAAGGATTTTGACCTGAAGCCCAAAAAAGAGGTGGCCCTTGATATTTTAAATGAAATTATCGAATTGTTGAATGCGTAA
- a CDS encoding DUF4835 family protein has protein sequence MRNILFFILCFLSLQLASAQQLNCEVIINAEQTGQTNLSVFKTLERALNEFVNRTNWTNKKFENHERINCSMFITITSFEGESFNGSIQIQSSRPVYGTSMITPVFNFKDDQLSFNYREYQPLNYSKNTFNSNLISVISFYVYAILGLDADTFELQGGTSYFEEANRIVTTAQQGNSQGWRGSDGQSSRFRLNSDLLANTYAEYRTVLYDYHRLGLDMMHEDLLVGKTNIAEAMKKLEVMNRRRNNSLLLRTFFDAKADELAQIYSGGPQIDSAELTKTLTNIAPRYSKNWRSIQ, from the coding sequence ATGCGTAATATTTTATTTTTCATTCTTTGTTTTTTAAGCCTGCAGCTGGCTTCGGCACAGCAGCTTAATTGTGAAGTGATCATCAATGCAGAGCAGACCGGGCAAACCAATCTTTCTGTTTTTAAGACACTGGAACGTGCTTTAAACGAATTTGTAAACCGCACCAATTGGACCAATAAAAAATTCGAGAATCACGAGCGTATTAATTGCAGTATGTTCATCACCATTACGAGTTTTGAAGGGGAGAGTTTTAACGGATCTATACAGATCCAATCTTCCAGGCCGGTATATGGGACTTCTATGATCACACCGGTATTTAATTTTAAAGATGATCAGCTAAGCTTTAATTACCGGGAATATCAACCGCTGAATTATAGCAAGAATACCTTTAATTCCAATTTGATCTCTGTTATTTCATTTTACGTTTATGCGATCCTTGGTCTGGATGCAGATACTTTTGAGCTGCAGGGCGGGACTTCTTATTTTGAGGAGGCGAACCGTATTGTTACCACTGCTCAACAAGGGAACTCTCAAGGCTGGAGAGGCTCCGATGGACAAAGTTCTCGATTCAGGCTGAACTCTGATCTTCTTGCGAATACCTACGCCGAATACAGAACTGTTTTATATGATTATCACCGGCTTGGCTTGGATATGATGCATGAGGATCTGTTAGTAGGAAAAACAAATATCGCAGAGGCTATGAAAAAGCTGGAAGTGATGAACCGCCGGCGTAATAATTCACTCCTGCTCAGAACTTTTTTTGATGCCAAGGCAGACGAGCTTGCTCAGATCTATTCCGGAGGCCCTCAGATTGACAGTGCAGAGCTTACTAAAACCCTTACTAATATTGCGCCGAGGTACTCCAAAAACTGGCGAAGTATTCAATAG
- the recN gene encoding DNA repair protein RecN, with the protein MLTSLSIKNYALIEDINISLEPGFTIITGETGAGKSIMLGALGLLLGDRADFGSIRDSEKKCVIEGGFSISNYKLENFFKKEDLDYEVNSIIRREILPSGKSRAFINDTPVKISSLQKLGGYLIDIHSQHETFSLGNAGYQFRVIDTIAKNESVILQYKNELKEYKLLKNRLSELKEQQSQAAKEYDYNIFLLNELEEANLKEGMQEELEERYEELNNVEELSENLSAAIGYLQQEEIGSLDSLKSVRSHLAKIAQFSAAYEGFHERIQSVIIELDDIEAELTNSLERVEANPEELEVINQKLQLIYNLQKKHNAENVAELLSISSELREKVSVTENAEAALTGVEAAIEDQKEKLSQIADMLHDNREKIIPAFIEQTESILKDLGMPNARLNIELRKEEEFLANGRDQLEWYLAANKGGSFKEIKKAASGGELSRIMLAVKSILAAQSNLPTIIFDEIDTGVSGEIAQKMGEILQRMGINMQVIAITHLPQIAGKGASHFKIFKEDNEVATQTKIIKLEVDQRIEELALMLGGNIKSESALAHAKALLN; encoded by the coding sequence TTGCTGACATCTCTTTCTATTAAAAATTATGCCCTCATTGAGGATATAAATATAAGCCTGGAACCAGGGTTTACCATAATTACAGGTGAAACAGGAGCAGGAAAATCAATCATGCTGGGAGCTCTTGGCCTCTTGCTGGGAGATCGTGCCGATTTTGGTTCTATTAGAGATTCTGAAAAGAAGTGTGTTATTGAAGGAGGCTTCAGTATCTCAAACTATAAACTTGAGAATTTCTTTAAGAAGGAAGATCTGGATTATGAGGTGAATAGTATTATTAGAAGAGAGATCCTGCCTTCAGGTAAATCCCGAGCCTTTATAAATGATACACCTGTAAAGATCTCTTCGCTTCAAAAACTTGGAGGTTACCTGATCGATATCCATAGTCAGCATGAAACTTTTAGTCTTGGGAATGCTGGTTATCAATTCAGGGTGATAGATACAATCGCCAAAAATGAATCGGTAATTCTTCAGTATAAAAACGAGCTAAAAGAGTATAAGCTTCTTAAGAACAGACTTTCAGAATTGAAGGAACAGCAGTCACAGGCAGCTAAGGAATATGATTATAACATATTTCTGCTTAATGAGCTGGAAGAGGCGAATCTTAAGGAAGGGATGCAGGAGGAGCTTGAAGAGAGATATGAGGAACTGAATAATGTTGAGGAACTTTCAGAAAATCTTAGTGCGGCGATAGGTTATTTGCAACAGGAAGAAATTGGTAGCCTGGACAGTTTGAAATCTGTGAGGTCACATTTAGCTAAGATCGCTCAATTTTCTGCGGCTTATGAAGGTTTCCATGAGCGCATTCAGAGCGTGATCATAGAACTTGATGATATTGAAGCAGAATTGACAAACTCCCTGGAGCGGGTAGAGGCTAATCCGGAAGAGCTGGAAGTGATCAACCAAAAACTTCAGTTGATCTATAACCTTCAGAAGAAACACAATGCCGAGAATGTGGCAGAATTACTTTCAATAAGCAGCGAGCTTAGAGAAAAGGTTTCTGTGACTGAAAATGCCGAAGCTGCTTTAACCGGAGTAGAGGCGGCAATTGAAGATCAAAAAGAAAAGCTATCCCAAATAGCCGACATGCTTCATGATAACCGTGAAAAGATCATTCCTGCTTTTATAGAACAGACCGAAAGCATACTCAAGGATCTTGGGATGCCCAATGCCAGGCTTAATATTGAGCTGAGAAAAGAAGAAGAATTTCTGGCTAATGGAAGGGATCAACTTGAATGGTATCTAGCGGCGAACAAAGGCGGTAGTTTTAAAGAAATTAAAAAGGCAGCATCGGGTGGAGAACTCTCCAGAATTATGCTTGCCGTGAAAAGTATCCTGGCGGCGCAAAGCAACTTGCCTACTATTATCTTTGATGAGATAGATACCGGAGTTTCCGGGGAGATCGCTCAGAAAATGGGAGAGATCCTTCAAAGAATGGGAATTAATATGCAAGTGATAGCGATCACTCATTTACCACAGATCGCAGGGAAAGGTGCCAGTCATTTTAAGATCTTTAAAGAAGATAATGAGGTGGCAACACAAACCAAGATTATCAAGCTGGAAGTGGATCAGCGAATTGAAGAGCTTGCTTTGATGCTGGGAGGGAATATTAAAAGCGAATCGGCTTTGGCACATGCAAAAGCCCTATTAAATTGA
- a CDS encoding enoyl-ACP reductase FabI has protein sequence MSYNLLKGKRGIIFGALDENSIAWKTAEKVHEEGGTFVLTNAPIAMRMGSIKNLAEKTGSEIIPADATKVEDLENLVEKAMEILGGKIDFVLHSIGMSVNVRKGNHYTDMNYDFTTKGWDVSAVSFHKTMQVLYKKDAMNEWGSIVALSYMAAQRVFPDYNDMADNKAYLESIARSFGYFFGKDKKVRVNTISQSPTPTTAGQGVKGFDGFIAFAEKMSPLGNATAQECAEYTLTLFSDLTKKVTLQNLYHDGGFSNTGVSQEVMEAFTKDEE, from the coding sequence ATGTCATATAACCTGTTGAAAGGGAAACGAGGAATTATTTTTGGAGCATTGGATGAGAATTCAATTGCATGGAAAACTGCAGAGAAAGTACACGAAGAAGGAGGTACTTTTGTTCTTACAAATGCACCTATCGCTATGCGAATGGGAAGTATTAAAAACCTTGCCGAGAAGACCGGATCAGAAATTATTCCTGCCGACGCTACGAAGGTTGAAGATCTTGAGAATCTTGTAGAAAAAGCAATGGAAATCCTTGGTGGAAAGATCGATTTTGTACTTCACTCTATAGGGATGTCTGTAAACGTTAGAAAAGGGAATCATTATACCGATATGAACTATGATTTCACTACTAAAGGTTGGGACGTTTCTGCTGTTTCTTTTCATAAGACCATGCAGGTACTTTATAAAAAAGACGCAATGAACGAGTGGGGGAGTATTGTAGCTCTTAGCTATATGGCTGCTCAGCGTGTATTCCCGGATTATAATGATATGGCAGATAATAAAGCTTATTTAGAGTCTATTGCCAGAAGTTTTGGATACTTCTTTGGAAAAGATAAAAAAGTAAGAGTGAACACTATCTCTCAATCACCTACACCAACTACTGCAGGACAGGGTGTAAAAGGCTTTGACGGATTTATTGCTTTTGCTGAAAAAATGTCTCCTCTTGGAAATGCTACTGCTCAGGAATGTGCAGAATATACCTTAACCTTATTCTCTGACCTTACCAAAAAGGTAACTCTTCAGAATCTTTACCATGATGGTGGATTCTCAAATACAGGAGTTAGTCAGGAAGTAATGGAAGCCTTTACTAAAGACGAGGAATAA
- a CDS encoding glycosyltransferase → MHPEYSFIIPVYNRPDEIRELLESMLKLEFQNDFEIVIVEDGSNESSEDVISHFKDQLNISYYFKPNSGPGDSRNFGMKKAIADYFIILDSDVILPVNYLEEVDRFLKENNCDCFGGPDASHPSFSNVQKAIDYSMTSFFTTGGIRGGKKAVDEFQPRSFNMGLSRVAFEASKGFGNIHPGEDPDLSLRLRKAGFITCLIPEAKVFHKRRIDWEKFFIQVKKFGLVRPILNSWHPGSGKITYWFPTLFMVALLFSVGIAITGRYFYIGVFLIYFLIIGLDAAIKNKSIYIGVLAIRATLVQFTGYGYGFLTSWVKISVLKRQPQEEFPKLFFKKDVSA, encoded by the coding sequence ATGCATCCCGAATACTCTTTCATTATTCCGGTTTACAATCGTCCCGATGAGATCCGGGAACTTCTGGAAAGTATGCTAAAACTCGAATTTCAGAATGACTTTGAAATTGTGATCGTCGAGGACGGCTCCAATGAAAGTTCTGAAGACGTTATAAGTCACTTCAAAGATCAACTCAATATCAGTTACTACTTCAAACCTAATTCCGGCCCCGGGGACTCCCGTAACTTTGGAATGAAGAAGGCTATAGCAGATTACTTCATAATTTTAGATTCAGACGTGATCCTTCCGGTTAATTATCTCGAGGAGGTAGACAGATTTTTAAAGGAAAATAATTGCGATTGTTTTGGTGGACCAGATGCTTCGCATCCCAGCTTCAGCAATGTCCAAAAAGCTATAGATTACAGTATGACCTCTTTTTTTACTACTGGAGGCATAAGAGGTGGAAAAAAAGCAGTTGATGAATTCCAGCCAAGAAGTTTCAATATGGGACTAAGCAGAGTAGCTTTTGAGGCGAGTAAAGGATTTGGTAATATTCACCCTGGTGAAGATCCCGATCTTAGTTTAAGATTAAGAAAAGCAGGATTTATAACCTGCCTTATTCCGGAAGCCAAAGTATTTCATAAAAGACGTATAGACTGGGAAAAGTTTTTTATTCAGGTGAAAAAATTCGGACTCGTTCGGCCAATTTTAAATAGCTGGCATCCCGGATCTGGAAAGATCACCTATTGGTTTCCAACACTATTCATGGTCGCGTTGCTCTTCTCTGTAGGAATTGCAATTACCGGTCGGTATTTTTATATAGGTGTGTTCTTAATTTATTTTCTAATTATTGGATTAGATGCCGCTATAAAAAATAAAAGTATTTATATTGGGGTATTAGCAATAAGAGCCACTCTGGTACAGTTTACAGGTTACGGCTATGGGTTTTTGACTTCCTGGGTCAAGATCAGTGTGCTAAAAAGACAGCCTCAAGAGGAATTTCCTAAATTATTTTTTAAAAAAGATGTCAGTGCTTAG
- the coaE gene encoding dephospho-CoA kinase (Dephospho-CoA kinase (CoaE) performs the final step in coenzyme A biosynthesis.), whose protein sequence is MKIIGLTGGIGSGKTTVANFFKELGIPVYIADDAGKRLMNSDEQIKQEIKKLIGEKAYSGEVPDRKYIASKVFKDKALLNELNGIIHPAVAKDFDIWLKDQHSPYVIYEAAILFEIGRYDQCDHSVLVVTPKDLRIQRIQERDKSTREEILDRMDNQWSDEKKSELADFIIKNTDLAHTKSQVAHIHAQILKAGKNS, encoded by the coding sequence ATGAAAATAATAGGTTTAACCGGCGGAATTGGCAGTGGAAAAACAACAGTAGCCAATTTTTTTAAGGAGCTGGGAATTCCGGTCTATATCGCCGATGATGCCGGTAAGCGTCTCATGAATTCTGATGAGCAGATCAAACAGGAGATCAAGAAACTTATTGGTGAAAAGGCTTATTCCGGTGAGGTCCCCGATAGAAAATATATAGCTTCAAAAGTCTTTAAGGATAAAGCTTTATTAAACGAATTGAATGGTATTATACATCCCGCTGTAGCTAAAGATTTCGATATCTGGCTTAAAGATCAGCATTCTCCTTATGTTATTTACGAAGCCGCTATTTTATTTGAAATCGGCAGGTATGATCAATGTGATCACAGTGTGCTTGTGGTTACGCCCAAAGATCTAAGAATTCAAAGAATTCAGGAACGGGATAAGAGTACAAGGGAAGAAATTTTAGACCGAATGGATAATCAGTGGAGTGATGAAAAGAAATCAGAACTCGCCGATTTTATTATAAAAAATACCGATCTAGCCCACACAAAATCTCAGGTTGCACATATTCATGCTCAAATCTTAAAAGCAGGCAAAAATTCTTAG
- a CDS encoding sensor histidine kinase translates to MNKKLFVLLVILMSLSLIGIIFVQGYWIKSTIDDREEQFSYNAKQVLISVSEEIQNREFEKYYFQFKNPDSTNSKLNDITITEYFYANRNDLRNELSFNSETILEEDYKVSSGFLQFAEDSIQFTKMINKRVTDIVKSNQIDGDNLSARQRIEHIERISRMEEVEKDILRSAISELLVRLPVHKRVSEDAIRDLLSEEMKDRDLKVDFEFGVYNNSIATNLHSDNFSLDHPATYAVPLFMDRVGKSGYQLLVNFTNKKEEVLSSVIFMACLSIIFTLIIVIAYSSALSQLIKQRQISQIKTDFINNMTHEFKTPIATINLALDAIKNPKIIEDRSKVSRYLQMIRDENKRMHAQVENVLRISKLEKNELDLKKERHQLHDIIEDAVSHVELIVEDRQGYIQTHFGALRSSILANQDHFTNVIVNILDNAIKYSEDSPKIDIYTTNVKNYICCEIRDQGTGMTKQVQKKIFEKFYREHTGDIHNVKGHGLGLAYARQIVEDHHGQISVSSEKGKGSTFIIKLPLIS, encoded by the coding sequence ATGAATAAGAAGCTTTTCGTCCTTCTCGTAATCCTAATGAGCCTCTCCCTAATCGGCATTATTTTCGTTCAGGGATATTGGATTAAGAGTACGATAGATGACAGGGAAGAACAGTTTTCTTATAATGCCAAGCAGGTTTTAATAAGTGTTTCAGAAGAAATTCAGAACAGGGAATTTGAGAAATATTATTTCCAGTTCAAAAATCCGGATAGCACTAATAGTAAGCTAAACGATATTACTATTACCGAATACTTTTATGCTAACCGGAACGATTTAAGGAACGAATTATCCTTCAATTCTGAGACCATCCTGGAAGAGGACTATAAGGTGTCTTCAGGTTTTTTACAGTTTGCAGAAGACAGTATTCAGTTCACCAAAATGATCAATAAAAGGGTGACAGATATTGTAAAGAGCAATCAGATAGATGGGGATAATCTTAGTGCCAGGCAACGAATAGAGCATATTGAGCGAATCTCCAGAATGGAAGAAGTGGAAAAGGATATTTTAAGATCTGCTATTTCAGAACTTTTGGTAAGATTACCCGTACATAAAAGAGTTTCGGAAGATGCCATTAGAGATCTGCTTTCAGAAGAAATGAAAGACAGGGACTTGAAGGTCGATTTTGAGTTCGGAGTTTATAATAATTCCATCGCCACAAATCTCCATTCAGATAATTTTAGTCTGGATCATCCTGCAACCTATGCTGTGCCATTGTTTATGGATAGAGTAGGGAAGTCGGGTTACCAGTTATTGGTGAATTTTACGAATAAGAAGGAGGAGGTCTTGTCTTCAGTGATCTTTATGGCATGTCTCTCCATTATATTTACTTTGATCATCGTGATCGCTTATTCAAGTGCTTTATCGCAATTGATTAAACAAAGGCAGATCTCACAGATCAAAACCGATTTTATCAATAATATGACGCATGAGTTTAAAACGCCAATAGCGACTATCAATCTTGCGTTGGATGCGATAAAGAATCCTAAGATCATAGAAGACAGGAGTAAGGTCTCCAGATATCTTCAAATGATTAGGGATGAAAATAAAAGGATGCATGCTCAGGTGGAAAACGTATTAAGGATTTCCAAGCTGGAGAAAAATGAACTGGATCTCAAAAAAGAGAGACATCAGTTACACGATATTATAGAAGATGCCGTTTCTCATGTAGAGTTGATCGTAGAAGACAGGCAAGGATATATACAAACGCATTTTGGAGCTCTTAGGTCTTCCATTCTCGCAAATCAGGATCATTTTACTAATGTAATAGTGAACATTCTGGATAATGCGATAAAATACTCTGAGGATTCTCCTAAGATAGATATATATACCACGAACGTAAAGAATTATATCTGTTGTGAGATTCGCGATCAGGGAACGGGGATGACCAAACAGGTTCAAAAGAAAATATTTGAAAAATTTTATCGGGAACATACCGGTGACATCCATAATGTAAAAGGCCACGGTCTTGGATTGGCATATGCCAGACAAATTGTGGAGGATCACCACGGACAGATTTCCGTATCGAGTGAAAAGGGAAAAGGAAGTACCTTTATTATTAAACTACCACTAATATCTTAA
- a CDS encoding response regulator transcription factor produces METENKKILLVEDDPNFGTVLKDYLAMNDYEVTHAKNGMEGYEKFKKDDFDLCILDVMMPYKDGFTLAKEIRDKNEEIPIIFLTAKAMKEDVLKGYKVGADDYLNKPFDSEVLLMKIKAIMQRKATDSIADSKQFEFEIGDFHLNSKLRFLTYRDEEPQKLSPKENELLRLLALHENDLMPRELALTKIWRDDNYFTSRSMDVYIAKLRKYLKKDENVEILNIHGEGFRLVVKNKEETEA; encoded by the coding sequence ATGGAAACTGAAAACAAGAAAATTTTATTAGTAGAGGACGATCCAAATTTTGGAACGGTTCTTAAAGATTACCTCGCAATGAACGATTATGAGGTAACTCACGCCAAGAATGGAATGGAAGGATACGAAAAATTCAAAAAAGATGATTTCGATCTTTGTATTCTGGATGTAATGATGCCTTATAAAGACGGGTTCACTCTTGCAAAAGAGATCCGTGATAAAAACGAGGAAATTCCAATCATCTTTCTAACCGCTAAAGCGATGAAAGAAGATGTATTGAAAGGTTATAAAGTAGGTGCAGATGATTACCTGAATAAACCTTTTGATAGTGAAGTCCTTTTGATGAAGATCAAGGCTATCATGCAGCGTAAGGCTACAGACAGTATAGCAGACAGTAAGCAATTTGAATTTGAAATTGGAGATTTCCATTTGAATTCAAAACTGCGATTCCTTACTTACAGAGATGAGGAGCCTCAAAAGCTTTCTCCAAAAGAGAATGAGCTATTGAGATTACTGGCACTTCATGAAAACGATCTTATGCCAAGAGAACTGGCATTGACTAAGATTTGGAGAGATGATAACTACTTTACTTCCAGAAGTATGGATGTTTATATCGCCAAACTTAGAAAATATCTGAAAAAAGACGAGAACGTGGAGATCCTGAATATCCACGGTGAAGGCTTTAGACTTGTTGTAAAAAACAAGGAAGAAACAGAAGCTTAA